A window of the Lactuca sativa cultivar Salinas chromosome 5, Lsat_Salinas_v11, whole genome shotgun sequence genome harbors these coding sequences:
- the LOC111883571 gene encoding imidazole glycerol phosphate synthase hisHF, chloroplastic, with the protein MEAATFGSSQFTNISGSMVSRRRLLLKLHRNSITFKSPPKFSVRASAVGGDDSAVTLLDYGAGNVQSIRNAIRYLGLDIKDVETPEDILNAKRLIVPGVGAFAAMMDVLNNNGMAEALCTYIENDRPFLGICLGLQLLFESSEENGPVRGLGLIPGVVGRFDPLNGCRVPHIGWNALQIKKDSVILDDIANRHVYFVHSYRAVPSEENKDWVSSTCNYGIDFISSVRRGNVHAVQFHPEKSGDVGLSILRKFLLPNSSVAKKPLERKATKLAKRVIACLDVRTNDNGDLVVTKGDQYDVREQTKDNEVRNLGKPVELAGQYYLDGADEVSFLNITGFRDFPLGDLPMLQILKHTSENVFVPLTVGGGIRDFTDGNGRYYSSLEVASEYFRSGADKISIGSDAVYAAEEYLKTGVKTGKSSLEQISRVYGNQAVVVSIDPRRQYLTSEDEVGFKAVKLENLGPNGEEYAWYQCTVNGGREGRPIGAYELAKAVEELGAGEILLNCIDCDGQGKGFDIDLIKLISDAVSIPVIASSGAGTAQHFSEVFEKTNASAALAAGIFHRKEVPIESVKEHLLKQGIEVRM; encoded by the exons ATGGAGGCGGCGACGTTCGGTTCTTCGCAGTTCACCAACATTTCTGGTTCAATGGTTTCACGGAGGAGGTTgctgcttaaattgcatagaaatAGCATCACTTTCAAATCTCCACCGAAATTCTCTGTCCGCGCTTCCGCTGTTGGAGGCGACGATTCTG CCGTGACTCTCCTTGATTATGGTGCCGGTAATGTTCAAAGTATTAGAAATGCAATCCGGTATCTCGGTCTCGATATCAAAGAT GTTGAAACACCGGAGGACATTCTGAATGCAAAGCGCCTTATTGTTCCTGGTGTTGGAGCATTTGCTGCAATGATGGACGTCTTAAACAACAACGG GATGGCTGAAGCACTGTGCACTTACATAGAGAATGATCGCCCATTTTTAGGGATTTGTCTTGGTCTGCAGCTACTCTTTGAGTCAAGTGAAGAAAACGGGCCAG TGAGAGGTCTTGGTTTGATTCCTGGGGTGGTTGGACGTTTTGATCCTTTGAATGGTTGTAGAGTGCCTCATATTGGCTGGAATGCTTTACAAATCAAAAAAGATTCAGTTATTTTAGATGATATTGCAAACCgccatgtatattttgttcattctTATCGTGCTGTACCG TCTGAAGAAAATAAAGATTGGGTTTCATCGACCTGCAACTATGGAATTGACTTCATATCATCTGTTAGGAGGGGAAATGTGCATGCAGTTCAATTTCACCCGGAAAAAAGTGGAG ATGTTGGTCTTTCGATATTACGGAAGTTCTTGTTACCAAATTCTTCTGTTGCTAAG AAGCCATTGGAAAGGAAGGCTACAAAGCTTGCAAAGAGG GTAATtgcttgtcttgatgtgagaacaAATGATAATGGTGATCTTGTTGTGACTAAAGGAGATCAGTATGATGTGAGAGAGCAGACAAAAGATAATGAG GTGAGAAACTTGGGTAAGCCAGTTGAACTTGCTGGACAATATTACCTAGATGGGGCTGATGAG GTTAGCTTTTTAAATATTACCGGTTTTCGAGATTTCCCTCTTGGAGATTTGCCAATGTTGCAG ATATTGAAACACACATCGGAGAATGTTTTTGTACCACTTACAGTTGGTGGTGGTATCAGAGATTTCACTGATGGAAATGGAAG gtACTATTCTAGTTTGGAGGTGGCTTCAGAATATTTCAGATCTGGTGCAGATAAGATATCTATCGGGAGTGATGCTGTTTATGCTGCAGAAGAGTATCTAAAAACAGGA GTAAAAACGGGAAAGAGCAGCTTAGAACAGATTTCCAGAGTCTATGGGAATCAG GCGGTGGTTGTAAGCATTGATCCACGTAGACAGTATTTGACAAGTGAAGATGAGGTTGGATTCAAGGCTGTTAAACTAGAAAACTTGG GCCCAAATGGGGAAGAGTATGCCTGGTATCAGTGCACT GTGAATGGTGGACGAGAGGGTCGTCCAATTGGAGCATACGAGCTTGCCAAAGCTGTTGAAGAATTGGGAGCTGGTGAAATTCTGCTCAACTGTATCGACTGTGATG GTCAGGGAAAAGGATTTGATATCGATCTGATAAAACTAATCTCGGATGCTGTGAGCATTCCAGTGATTGCAAGTAGTGGTGCAGGAACTGCTCAGCATTTCTCAGAGGTTTTTGAAAAGACAAATGCTTCTGCAGCTCTTGCTGCAGGCATTTTTCACAGGAAAGAG GTACCGATTGAGTCGGTAAAAGAGCACTTGTTAAAGCAAGGGATTGAAGTTAGGATGTAG